The DNA segment AAGAGAAGCTGAGCACTTGGACTGGGAAACAAGACTTCGAATCGCGGCCGGGACAGCTTACTGCCTACAACATTTGCACCAGTTGGAACCTTCTATGACTCTTACCAACCTGAATTCTTCAGTTATCCATCTAACGGAGGACAATGCTGCGAAAATCTCAGACTTTAGTTTCTCATACGAAACAGCTTCAGCTGAGACAAAGTCTTGGGGGAAAAGACACATTGACATGGCACCAGCAACACTTGAGAGCAATGTTCATAGCTTTGGTACCATGCTATTAGAAATGGTAACAGGAAAGGCTTGTTATTCAGTGGATAGTATTAATGGGTTGATTGAGAATTGGGCAACACAGTATCTTGAAGGTGATGAAGCACTCAAAGAAGTGGTGGATCCAACACTAGCATGTTACCAAGATGATCAGCTAGAACAAGTTGCTGCATTGATAAAATGTTGTTGCAACTCTGAATCAGAGAAGAGGCCAACAATGAAACAAGTGAGTGTGAGGTTGAGAGAGATAACAAAACTAGCTCCTGAAGCTGCAGTTCCAAGGCTTTCACCACTTTGGTGGGCTgaacttgagatttctaatgCAGATGCAATATGAAATCAGTTAACTCACAAGAGTAATCATAGCTATCACTTGTAAATTGATACTTCAAAGTATCTATTAGGAATGTTGCAAATCACATGTATATAATGGAGATCAAAAGGTGGTAAATTTTGTTAAAGTGTAAGAAATTAGCTATTACCTACGAAACATGGACACTTGCTGTAGCCGTCACGATATTTATCGACGCTCGTCCGACAGGCATGTTTGTTGTATTCAACtgtgttttaattaaaaaataattttcagaCATATTTAGATATATCTAAGTACCATTACATGTCAGTGTGtccaattttattcttaatatatatttttatatttttagatgagtttagaaataatatatattaatatttattaaaacaaaaatattaatattaaaatattattataatttatttaaaaaatattttatattatatatatatgtgttatatctttgtattttataaaattttaaaatttatatatttacatatttCATATCGTATTATGTTCTGTATCTGTGTGTTGGTGTCTTATAGGCCGTTACTGTATATGAGTTTATTTCAAGTCAGTTGAATTATGAACCAAGATATTTTCAGCTCTTTTCAAGTCCATTCAAGATATTTTTCTTCATAAGACCATGATCAATTTATCGTAGTTCTTCTCACGTTCATTGATCTAAAGAAGTGATGTGTGTAACACATTCTGAATTTCTATTTgttaaaaacaatgctaaaagtACCCAATGTTATTACATTCAATCGACCTGCTGTATGCATAGAAATTGGACACGTTCTTGGTAGACATCATTTGCTTTAAATTTACCCATTGGACCAGTAGGAACAAAATTTAGGACTAAGCAGACATTGTTAGGTATCTTTAAAAGAAGATATACTTGATGTCAAGAATTTTTTCTACGAATATGGGGTAAATTACTACTCATGATTTATGTTAAAATTACTAGAAACCTATCTATCACAGTTGTCGactaattttgtaaaaaaataaaataaaattatgccatattttttaaagataattgaAACTATATACCACATTTACCACTGCTCATTTTAGAAAGAAGAATGGTGAATTATTGGACTGACATTATTATAGAATTATTTTGATAtgctattaaaaatttatagtatttttttattttttatagtatccCCCAATTAGCTGGTTAGATATTTGTTGTGGATAGGGGTGTACATGACTTGGCTTGACCCAAAGATTTCGTTAggattcaaatattttaaagattaatttggtataattttataaattcagTCATTATTAAGGGTCGAAATCAGATTAAGATAAATCCAATTTCACCCGACTTTATGTGTActccaaggaaattaaaaaatattttaaattaattataagtttaTTGTGTTGTTTTTAATCATACttgttgaattagaaaatagatcaaagaagcatgaaattaaaatttgtgaaCAAATTCAAGTTCAAATATAGATATCAACTTCTCGGTAAcaagtatatttttttcttctttataaataaatgcaacataatttttttgacaaaaaatttatCAAGACTCAAATTTCACTGGTCTAGACCCGATTTTAGTATGAACCGAAAATAGTATAATTTCACATGGTTTAGGGTCGAGTAAATATCTCAAAAATAAACTCAGTCATTATTTAAGATTGGAGTCCAAATCAAAACGAACTCGAGTTCACCCGACTCATGTACACCCTTAATTGTGgatctaaaaaataacaaagctttcaacaaaaaaaaaaaattttgttcgaTCCTTAATCTTACTTCTGTAAAATTGGTTAACTCCTCACAATGTTTTTTCTGTGAAGTAATGAAACATGTCTACATGATAAAATGAGTTCCTCCAAAATTATTTCAATTGAAGAgttatctcttctcttctttttctttttctatttctctcattTTTTCACCAATTATAtctcttttatatatcattatcaatgattaattataaaattaaaaatcaaaatatgcaatctaatattttctaattgtaattaaaattaaaatataattatattattatattactaatttaacaattaaaatatgTCACATGACATTCTCTCATTAAAATTGAgataaatcttttcttttaaaatgaataaactCTCTTGTTTCCTATATCTTCTTATCTacctctcttcctttttctatttttctgtgCCTTTTTCACTCTATATATaacttataaatattatattttatattactaatttgacaaatcaaaatatttcacaaaatattttttcattacaattaaataaaattttttcttctaaaattaacaaatttttctctttcttctttatctttctctctcttttctctctcgtTCTCTATCTCTCACcacttttttttctaataaaataaaataaaataaaataatataattcaaataaatttataaaattataaaaaatatattgaatttataattaaatatattaaaaaataattttataatattatttacataaaaaatattattaattttttattatatacatacttttttagttttttatttagttttaaattttcactacttatctttttaatttatattttcacttcttttttttcaaatatttatgaatattaaaattaattattaataaaaaaataaaaaattttcacataaaaataataactaaaaaacttattaattgattttttatttatgaaaactTTGGTCTTCTTAATCGACGAAGACTCTTTTTTCTCTACAACTTTTTTGTAAAATAGTTTGATCCTATAAATCTTTTCTGTCATAATCTATAATGTGAAGATAAAGGCAATATAATTTCAAAAGATTTATATTCCCGTAATAGtattatggaaaaaaaatactaatattaaactacttattttttattagaggccaactaaaattgacaaaaaaaattttacttataaaaattgaattgatgatatattttttaattttttattgttgtttagaAAAATTGTTAAGCTATTATATTACTTgcattatgttaaattttaggTATACTCAATTTAAATTAACCATCATAATTCACATAaactcattattattattattattaggagaAGTGCATATTCTATTTTATGATGAGttgaattttgatgcactgaTAGTGTAAAAGTGAAAGAGATATTTTTAATGATGTGGCATTACAAAATTAGATGCACACATAAAATTGTTTTATACTGAtcgtgtattaaaattaaatttttttataatagataatgaaaaaattaacataatattttatctaaaataGATAGAATGTTTATGTCAACTAACTATGTAGatataatatcaaatatttaaatatctacattttaaaataattaataataaataaataagattgaTAACAACCATTAgtaatatcatttttattattattaatatgtatatcTTTTATAAgggaaaaagtttaaaaattattaatattttacataataaatttagccaatgtatataaaaaatgacaaaaaatagaaaaaatatcttCAACAGTTTCGGACAATTACGAGTACTAGGTAAACAATGATTTTtttgaacaatatgaacaatcaccaatcaaataaaaacacactACACCTCTAAATTACtcacctaaatcttaatattaaaataaccatctatACACCTAGTGAAATGAACATTcgtattcacattatttaatattttcattgtctacttatacttttcctaaaaaaaatatgttaattcTAGCAAATACTTAAGAGGAAGTATATGGAGTCAATGAAGTATCTGTACAATGTATACAATGGGGTTTAGGAATGTTCGATTCAGTAGGAtatcagatgtttattatccatgttattcggatggttattctggatagtatgggtgtattgtgtttgaaaaattagtagtattttatcttgtttattttttaactcatattaaGCCAAATAAATAGTTTATTGTACACATTGTCCAAATATTCCATTAATTCCTAGCAAGATTTAATACTTAATGAATAGAGATCAAGTGATTAACATACCACATAAGCACTCGATTTCACGGAGTTAAAAGAATAAAGGCCGCTAATggtgttttttgtttgtttgttgcaCTACTATATTTTAGACTTTTAGTAACATTTAACttgtaatatttattaaaatattaataataatcttaaaattaattattaagtaACATTTATACTCAAATGTTATTAAATacgtttaaattttttgaaaaaacttataaaaagtGTTGCCTATTCTCAAGTTAGATTCCAAAATCTAAATAAGCGTTTTCGTTCTCATTCTCAGTTGCTTACTCTCGCTATTAGTGCTCTGAATCGGTGAAACCACCTCTCCATCCTCCTCAATTTCTTGCTCCACCTCTTCAATTGGGACGTCCTACTTATTCGAAAAAGTTGTTAGGGGAAGGATGTGGGTATTCACCCCTCAAATTTCAAGATGCCAACTCACATTAGAAGATGGGATTCACGTAGAGAGATCATCAGAGCCAAAATTGTTGGTAGCATGGTGGAAAGCACGTTGAGGAATGAGGAGTTTGATCAACTCCGTCTCCTTAATCCTTATAACAACTCTATATATACCCATCTATCCAATGCTTCTTCAATTGCCAATCCCTTTATCCCAATCAATGGCTTACATGATTAGAAGCTTCCTTCTACTTTCTACCCTGTTTCTAATTCTTGCAATCACTCCCAACATAGAAGCCAAAGATGTAGTGGTTGAAGCTATGGTATATTGCCAAAGCTGTGATCACATTGGAACCTGGTCACTAAGTGAAGCCAAGCCAGTAGCTTCGGCAAAAGTAAGCGTCACATGCAAGAACTACAAGGCTCAAGTTTTCTATTACAAGGTCTTTGACACAGACAAGAATGGTTACATGTATGCACAACTTGAAGGGTTCAAGATGAAAAACTATATACTAGATCATCCACTTCACTCTTGTTATGTTAAGCTTGTGTGGTCTCCTCTTGAGACCTGTGGCCTACTCTCCAATGTGAACTATGGCCTCACTGGCGCCCCGCTTCGCTACGAGAACAAGCTCTTGCGCGGCGGCGCCGGAAGTAACTATGAGGCTGTTGTCTATGCTGCTGGTCCTTTGGCCTTTCGTCCCTCTCATTGCTCGCAGGGAAATGTTACAAGCCAACACTAAAAAAAACGAATCAAACTAATGCAGTTGTCtttcacgtgaaattgatagtaaaaaattattagatgataATTCAGTTAGACACattaaattatctaatgatttttaattatcaattttacatGAAAATAACTGTACGTGAATCTTCATTTTAAATTAGTGTTTGGTGAAATATAaggcaaaaataagaaaaaattgttGCTACCTAAAATTTCTCTTGCTTGAATGCTACTAGTCGTCCCGGTTGATGCTTCTCAAGCATTTAGATTCAGTTGATCTTGAGCTTTCTCTTCATTTCTTGCTTTAATAAGCTTGTGTTGATTTTTCTATGTCCATTTAATAACCGTTTCCTGAATTTCTGTTACATGTTTTTCCATACAAGGCAATattgtaatatttatttatttttgttcttagaATTATTCACAAATTATTAGTTGATTTTCATTATTGTAAGATGATTGCATATTATTGtccaaaattataattattcctGATATTAGTGTTTTAACgaatagttttatatttttataagttcATTTGTATTATGTTTATGTAATTATGTTAATAACTATGATGTTTTAAAAACGGttgtaaaaattaaagtaatgttttttattatttagtaattttttttaaaaatgtattaaaaaatattattaaaatataaaaaaagtgtGACTTTAATATTAAcaatatttgtataattattatAGCTACTaaaactcattttttttatataatacaataacaaatataaaaaatttcttaTAAGTTAGCTGTTAAAGATTTGTTAAGAAGTATTAAAGTAATGATAAGTAGTTGAGAGTTAGTAGTTAATAAATGAATATTTATGAGGTTAATTGGTAATATCCCTATAAATATTGTAATTCTTGTATTAGGTAAAAACGACTTCAATACATGTTTAtcatttcctttaattttctctctatttttttgttaaaaagtatgataacttatttaaaaatagtaaacACAATAAACAAATActgttgaaaaaaattttttcactcCCAACAATAACTAATTGGCTCATTTTTTGATATTAGGTTAGTTTTGGTGTAATGCTTCATTATTGGATGTTGTGGTATTTCGTAAAGTTCTGGAGGCTAACAATCCGTAGGAGACGGATTGCTTTAGTCggatttttttttagtatacAAAAACACACATTACACCACATCCGGTAGATAGTAGCGATTATAGAACCGAATAGCGGCGGTTAAATATGGAAGCGGATAGCAACGGTTTTTAACCGTCGCAGAATGGATAGCAGTGGTTGCCAGTCCGCTCCAAGATAGGGAGCGACAAAACCTTTAACGACGGTTTATAATAACAGCTGGAATAATCGCTGCTAGTTGATATTTTGCCGCACATTGGTTTGGCAGCGGTTCTAAATGCTACCAAAAACGTAACCAAGCCTACTTGTATATTACGGCGGTTAATAACCGACGCAAAATCTCAACTACCAAAACACATTGTTTCTATTATAGCGGCAGATTCGTAACCGCCGCCAAATGACGCATTACGGTTTTTTTTaaactgatttttttaatatatgatCAATTCTTTAAATCCTTTTACGTTGTTCCACTAAGTGTGTtgctttaatttaataaaataaagaaccaTTCAAACTAAACCAATAAACTGAAAATATATACGCaaaaatcaatatatataatagtaatTTGTCCTAAGTGCATCAATGACAAACTAGAAATAAATAATGGAAAAGTAATTAAACAGTGAACAATTAAAAAGTGATCAGATTCAAGTGTATATATTTCTGTTGACTCAACATTAGTGCCAGAAGATGATCTTGCACGGGATAAGGTCGGTATACTTCCCAAAGAATCTAGATCCGCAGCTACGTCAGGTGGAACTATCTTCTTGTTGCCGGAATAGGTATCTTAACAAACTCTCTATTGTCTGTCTCTTTGCCTTCTCCTCTGCTACCTTGGTTTTTAGTTCTGCAACTTCTGCCTTAAGTTCTGCAATCTTCTTCTTATACTCCTTCTGTTGTGTCATGCCGTTTtctaaggaaagaaaaaaacatacaaCATTAGAGTTACCCAGAGAATtagaattcaaagaaaatattaattatagttTCTAGGATACGGGGAAGAAAttacatccacttcccaaagaATCTAGATCTGCAACTACGTCAGGTGGCAAATTATCTCCTTGTTGCTGGATTAGGTATCTTaacaatctctccattatctgTCTCTTTGCCTTCATCTCTGTTAACAAACTCTCCATTATCTGTCTCTCTGCCTTCATCTCTGCTACCTCTGCTTTTAGTTCTGCTAACTGTGCCCCAAGCTCTGCAATCTCCTTCTGTTGTGTCATGCTGTTTTCTAAGGAAGGAAAAAAGCGTACAACATTAGAGTTACCCAGAGAAATAGATTCAAGGAAAAGATTAATTATAGTTTCTAAGATACGGGCAAAAAATGATACCGATGACATCAACTTCCCAAAAATCGATGTCTTTGCGGCTGTTAGCATTGCCCTGATGTTCAGCTTCTTGTGCGGCAAACAAATCGTCGACATGGTCATCGAACGACTCAACCTCATCCGTCTCTGGGTCATAATCTTCATCTTCCGAATAGACATCGACAACTTCATCACGATCCCTATGCTCTGTGCGTGTTGCTGGAGTTCGAGTGTCACCCATGTCACTTGACGGAGCCAGCCGTCTTTCATTGCGCGGTGGTTGAAATGGTACAGCATTAACACGAGATTGTCGAGCACTATTGTAAGAATGCAGAAGTGGGGGCGCTCTAGCACGTGGCTGTGCACTTGAAGTATTAGCTCCCGTATCCGTCGTTCCATCCTTGAgttaaaatcaaattagttaGGAAATCAACCAACCATATTCAGTATTCCCACAAATGATGAAGACtaaaaatctatactaaaaggCAAATCAACATTTCAAGCTCAAACCAGCATTACTTAACTCACCAAACTAGCTTGAGTTTGATAATCAGGGGCAGCATCAGTTCTAGCTGCACTACTAATGGTGTACCAAGGTCTCCCAGGCATTTGATTAATCCTTTACACAACATAAGGTCATTAGACAATTAACAGAAGAACAATGTAAAACTCAATAGTACACAAAAACTCAAACCTTCAGCAACAGAATTCaatgacaaaaataattattcaaaaaatacagaggataagatattttattttaaatccgCAACGTATGATTGGGTACCATTATTTGATTGaagatcttttttaaaatatattttattctaagatattttcttacaatcaaatacaaaaaattgaaCATCTAAAAGATAGAAAACAGACAAACACAGAGAATTGTTTGGTTCTAAGTCGGGATGCGGTGTGTTTGAAgcatctttttatttgtttcgtAACATTGATAATggattaaacaaaaaaattgggcGAAACAAGATGGGAAAAGaataacaataaacaaaatttgtCTTAATCCTTCAAAGGTTTCGATGGGATAAACCCTATCCCTTTCCGCTTCCGTGCGAACTGAAAGATCTTCAATTGATCACTTTCAGCTTTTTGATGGAGGCTTTAAATATATAAACCCCattcaatttttcaaatttaatataaactca comes from the Arachis duranensis cultivar V14167 chromosome 7, aradu.V14167.gnm2.J7QH, whole genome shotgun sequence genome and includes:
- the LOC107496976 gene encoding non-classical arabinogalactan protein 30 gives rise to the protein MAYMIRSFLLLSTLFLILAITPNIEAKDVVVEAMVYCQSCDHIGTWSLSEAKPVASAKVSVTCKNYKAQVFYYKVFDTDKNGYMYAQLEGFKMKNYILDHPLHSCYVKLVWSPLETCGLLSNVNYGLTGAPLRYENKLLRGGAGSNYEAVVYAAGPLAFRPSHCSQGNVTSQH
- the LOC107496975 gene encoding uncharacterized protein LOC107496975, yielding MPGRPWYTISSAARTDAAPDYQTQASLDGTTDTGANTSSAQPRARAPPLLHSYNSARQSRVNAVPFQPPRNERRLAPSSDMGDTRTPATRTEHRDRDEVVDVYSEDEDYDPETDEVESFDDHVDDLFAAQEAEHQGNANSRKDIDFWEVDVIENSMTQQKEIAELGAQLAELKAEVAEMKAERQIMESLLTEMKAKRQIMERLLRYLIQQQGDNLPPDVVADLDSLGSG